The Kordia sp. SMS9 DNA window GGCTTGGTTGGCTGCCGTAAGTTCCGTTACCCAATCGGCAATGCCCAACGTGGTTACCGCCGCTGTCAAAATGGATTCTGTACTCCAATCTGCCAGCATGCTATCAATGACTGCGGTTTCTGCTTGGTAATTCAATCTTGGGATATTATCTCCAAAAGAATTTAAATTGTACAATAAACTGCGAGCCGCTAACTGCTTGGCCTCTTCGTAGTGATGTTGGTGTGACTCTAACAACCCTTTTAATCCCATAAAAGCTTTGTCGCGTCTTTCGTCCAAGTCAATCAGTTCTTGAGTAATGCCACTGCTTTGCTCCTGCTGAAATAGATTGTCCATTTGGTCAACTACTGCTTGTAAGTTGTCTCGCGGAGTTGTGAGCTGTAAATTGACAACATCCTGTGCGTTTACTAATTCTAATACATCTTTTACGTACTGTAAAAATTCGCTATTTCTGTAGCGAGAGAAATTTGGTGTTTCCATAGTCTACTGGTTTTAATGATTACTAATACCAATTAAACTATACAATGCAACCTATAAACTCGTTCATTTGGCATCCTAGTTCCTTGTGAATATTTTCCGTAGCTATGGCTATGCAAAAGATTCACGGCGTTCTATGATACAAAAGCAACTTCGTCTATAAAGTCGCATTGTATAGTAGAATTGGTATAATTCTCTTCTTTTTTATAATATTAATCCGCTTTTTTTGCCATACAAAAGCGCTTTTTGGTTCTTTTTTTGGGGGATTTGTTCCTGCAACCCTGCAACAAGGGTTCCCCGAGGGGGATTTGTCCCCGCAACTCTGCAACAAGCTTTTCCCCGTGGGGGATTTGTTCCTGCAGCTCTGCAACAAGCGTTCCCCCGTGGGGAATTCGTTCCTGCAACCCTGCAACAAGGGTTCCCCCGTGGGGGATTTGTTCCCGCAGCCCTGCAACAAACTTTCCCCATAATTTTCAATGCTTCTGCAATTGCACATGCTACTTTTGGTATTCGTAGGTAGCAAGCATCACTTTGCATTGCCTGTTTCAATATCATAAAAAAACTTGCTCCTTCTTCATATGAGTTTATAAGCGTCATATATTTTTTGTAAGCGTTACTTTTTTACAAGATGAATCTCATAATTTTTTTGGAAAAAATTCCTATGAACCGTTATAAAACATGACAAATTCAGGAAAAACATCCCTACCCTTTTCTATATTTTCTTACGAAAACAAGGATTGCAACTAGGCATTTGTTGCAAGTTTGACACGCTTTTCACTTTTAAGACCACTTCTTGCTTTTATAAAAAGGCTACGCAACCATTGCGGCACTTCTGTATCTAACTACTAAACAACCATTATGAAACATAAACTAATCATCGCTATCGTGTGCCTGAGTCTGGTTTCTTGTTGGCTTACAGATGATGACGTAGGCGGTGCTAGTTTCACGAGTGCGTATACTCCTGTGATTCTTTCTCGAACCGATTTTGAAAACTCAATTACAGTGCAAGCAGCGCGACCTATTGAAGAAACAGGAAAAATATATGTCATCGGCAATTACTTGTTTGTCAATGAACCGTATGTAGGGTTTCACATTATCAACAATGCAAATCCGTCGAGTCCGGTGGTGGAAAAGTTTTTAACCACACCTGGCGTTACCGATATCATTTTTAAAGGAGAATCTTTTTACATTAATCAAGCAGTAGATTTGGTGGCTTTAAAGTTTGCAGATGGAATGACCAACGTTATTGAAACCAAACGTGTAAAGAATGTATTTCCTGTAATTTGGGCTCCTGACGGATCTTATACTGAGGTGACTGAAGATGAAGTTGTAGTGAATTGGACTTTAAATTAAAAACAAATGAAAAAGTATATATATATAATTATCGCAAGCTTCACACTAGTCCTTGTAGGCTGTGATGCCGATAGTGCGAATTCGGACGCAAGCACTTCTGCGGAGTCCGGACAATCAGGATCGTTGGCGCGATTCACCATTTTAGACAACCATTTGTATACCGTAGATTTTCTGAACTTAAATGTATTTGATATTAATGATGTCGAGAATCCGATATTGGTCAATTCGGTAAATGTCGGTTTTAACATAGAAACCTTATTCTCGTATAAATCGTACCTGTACATCGGTTCCAGAAACGGAATGTTTATTTATGATGCTACTAATTTTGAAACACCTCAGTTTCTCTCGTCGGTAGAACATTTTACGGCCTGTGATCCTGTGATTGCGACGGCAACACATGCGTTTGTAACGCTAAAAGGCGGAAACCAATGTGGTATTGATTTAAATTTATTGGAAGTGTATGATGTAACGGATGTAACGAATCCGATTTTAATTTCGCAACGAAACTTAGCAGGACCTGTGGGCATGGGCTTTTATGGAGATTATTTATTTGTGTGTGATGATGAAGTAAAAATCTTTGACATTTCCGATCCCGAAAATATGAACCTAGTACACGCCATTAATACCGAAAGCTTTGACGTAATAATTCAGGATAACTTATTGATTTTAGTGGGCGAACTAGGTGTATACCAATATGCTTTAGACCCGAATAATATACAGAATGAAACGATGCTGAGTACGATTGCTTTGTAATAAAAGTATTGAAAGTATCTGTATATAATTGAAGTTGTCTTAAAAGTTTTTGAGAAATGTTATGCTGAACTTGATTCGGTTTAACAACATTTTGCTTTTAAGACAACTTCTTTTTGTGTATTTATTTGATCATTTTTGAAATGTGAGTTCCTTTTACAAACAATTTACAAGTACACCTCTACTACTAAACAATTGAAAAAGATTACCTTAACTACGGGGTTTCCATACTTTTTTTGACGCTACACTCAGTATCTTTGTGTAAACCAAAAAACTATATCATGAAAAAAAGAAACCTAGTATCATTAGTATTGAACAAAAAGCAAGTGTCTAATTTGAATACACAAAGTGTAAAAGGCGGAACAAGTCAACCACAAGCATCCGAGGTAACTTGTAATTCTGTTCCTGTATGGGAAGGCGGTTTGGGTTGCCACATAAAATAAGATTTTTGCCTTACAGCAGTTATACAAGCGGACTTCGGTTCGCTTTTTTTGTGACTATTTCTACCTGATAAGCTCAATTTTAAGAGAAAGAAACAACAAGTTATACCAATTTGATTATAAAATGCGACTTTAGAGACGAAGTTGCTTTGGTATCATAGGACGCAGTGAATGCTTTGCATAGCCGTAGAGTATTCACAAGGAACTAGGATAGCAAATGAACGAGTGTATAGGTGGCATTTTATAGTTTAATGGTATTATACCACAAGAAAAGCGCAACAAATGTTTTTGTTGCGCTTAATTGCATATAAAAACGGATGTTTTAGTAGGTGAAGAAATGTGTATTAAATGGCATAGAAGATTTGTAAAGAAAAAGGTTGCTATTCTAGGCAAAAAACGCAGTATCAGCCTTAGCTAAGGCGAGTATTTTTAACGAAGAAGATTGAATGTTTTTCATAGAAAATTCATGTTATACCATTTTAAGGTAAATTGGTATTATTGAATACGTATTTAACCCGTTGTGTATTTTATCAAAATTCACAACGGGTTTATTGAGCTATAATATGCTAAACGCATAGGTAATATCTACATCTTCAGAGGTACAGGTTTCACCTTGGTACGGAGAACACTCTTCTTCTTCTTCGTCAATGAAATAACGATTGCTTCCCGCAGTAAGCGTTCTGCTTCTGTTATAAGTATACGTCCCCGAAGTATGGTTGTATTCTTGTATGCGTAGTTTGTAGTTGACAGTAACGTTTCTGTTTAGGTTGGATGTTGTGGTATAACTTCCATCTTCAAAAACATCTACATATACCTCATCTAACACATAAATTTCTCCACTGTAATCGTAATCGTCAATGACATTCACCACATCCATACGTAAAGCGCGTGGAAATAATGCTCTAAAAGCTGTTAAGTCGCCATTCGTAAATGGAGTTCCTCCGTTAGCCGAACTCCACATAATAGAACCTGCGTCAAATGCAGATGTTCCCGGAATGTTTACCGCACTGCTTTCTCTGTTGGCTTGCCAGTTGGTATGACGCAATCCTACACAGTGTCCCAACTCATGAATGACTACATTTCTACGGATGTCTGCTCCAAAATCGTCCACACGATCTACGTTGAGTGTTACCAAATTAAACGGACGTCCGTTGGATGGAAAACCTGCACGCCCAAGCACATTGGTAGATTCTACACCAAAGTCGCTTCGAATGGTAATGTGTGCTTGATTGGCATTGAATACACGTACAAAGAATAAGGCGCAATTGTTGATTCCGTTAAGTTCATTGATTGCATTGACGGATTGCGTTTGCAGATCGGTTCCGATAGAATTGTCTAAAAACACATTGATACGCATTCTATCAAGTGACACCAGTTTCCCCGTGTTGTAGGCTTGTTTTGGAATGCCGCCTGTATCCTCGATATGATAATCTTCTATATTTTTACTGTAAAACAAATCGGGTGGTGCTAGGAAATATTCCTCTGTTTCGTAGATGGTTCCTTTTTCATACCCACGGCTATACAATAATTGTACTACTGGATGGTCGTCTGGTGCCAACCATTTTACATCAATACGCGCTACTTCTGCGGCAGATTCTTCTAAAGCTTGTTCAGTTTCGTTCTGACAACTGAAAAAGAGACTACTTCCTACGAATAGGAACAGCCATTTGTAATTGAAAACTTTTTTCATGGTAGTTCTAATTTTTGGTTATTAAATGTGTACGTACATTACAGATCAAAATT harbors:
- a CDS encoding DUF6261 family protein, whose product is METPNFSRYRNSEFLQYVKDVLELVNAQDVVNLQLTTPRDNLQAVVDQMDNLFQQEQSSGITQELIDLDERRDKAFMGLKGLLESHQHHYEEAKQLAARSLLYNLNSFGDNIPRLNYQAETAVIDSMLADWSTESILTAAVTTLGIADWVTELTAANQAFNDRFLARISESAANPALSFTTMRDNSAAVYRQLTAHIQAHATLGTNAVHQTLLNEVNELTNHYNQTVYARIRNTSNTTDTSINDEVPTDDDVVNTENV
- a CDS encoding LVIVD repeat-containing protein; this encodes MKKYIYIIIASFTLVLVGCDADSANSDASTSAESGQSGSLARFTILDNHLYTVDFLNLNVFDINDVENPILVNSVNVGFNIETLFSYKSYLYIGSRNGMFIYDATNFETPQFLSSVEHFTACDPVIATATHAFVTLKGGNQCGIDLNLLEVYDVTDVTNPILISQRNLAGPVGMGFYGDYLFVCDDEVKIFDISDPENMNLVHAINTESFDVIIQDNLLILVGELGVYQYALDPNNIQNETMLSTIAL
- a CDS encoding M57 family metalloprotease, producing the protein MKKVFNYKWLFLFVGSSLFFSCQNETEQALEESAAEVARIDVKWLAPDDHPVVQLLYSRGYEKGTIYETEEYFLAPPDLFYSKNIEDYHIEDTGGIPKQAYNTGKLVSLDRMRINVFLDNSIGTDLQTQSVNAINELNGINNCALFFVRVFNANQAHITIRSDFGVESTNVLGRAGFPSNGRPFNLVTLNVDRVDDFGADIRRNVVIHELGHCVGLRHTNWQANRESSAVNIPGTSAFDAGSIMWSSANGGTPFTNGDLTAFRALFPRALRMDVVNVIDDYDYSGEIYVLDEVYVDVFEDGSYTTTSNLNRNVTVNYKLRIQEYNHTSGTYTYNRSRTLTAGSNRYFIDEEEEECSPYQGETCTSEDVDITYAFSIL